One stretch of Arachis duranensis cultivar V14167 chromosome 1, aradu.V14167.gnm2.J7QH, whole genome shotgun sequence DNA includes these proteins:
- the LOC107488311 gene encoding vignain, with protein sequence MKKLLSVILSLALVIGFSESFEFHERELESEESLWDLYERWRSHHTVSRSLNDKKKRFEVFKANVMHVHETNKLDKPYKLKLNKFADLTNHEFRTIYAASKVGHHRMFRGMPRGNGTFMYENVERVPASVDWRKKGAVTPVKDQGQCGSCWAFSTVVAVEGINQIKTRNLVSLSEQELIDCDTNQNQGCNGGLMDYAFEFIKQKGGITTETDYPYTAQDGTCDASKAKKDVVSIDGHEDVPTNNEAALLKAVANQPVSVAIEASGSDFQFYSEAIFNGACGTNLDHGVAIVGYGTTKDGYKYWIVKNSWGPEWGEHGYIRMQRGISHKHGQCGIAIEASYPIKTSSTNPLPSSLNDEL encoded by the exons atgaAGAAGCTCTTGAGTGTTATTCTATCCCTCGCTTTAGTCATAGGATTCTCCGAGAGCTTCGAGTTCCACGAGAGAGAACTCGAATCGGAGGAATCCCTGTGGGACTTGTACGAGAGGTGGCGGAGCCACCACACGGTTTCTAGAAGCCTCAACGATAAGAAGAAACGTTTCGAGGTGTTCAAGGCGAACGTGATGCATGTCCATGAAACAAACAAGTTGGACAAGCCTTACAAGTTGAAGCTGAACAAATTTGCTGACTTGACCAACCATGAGTTCAGGACCATCTATGCTGCCTCCAAGGTGGGACATCATAGAATGTTCCGCGGCATGCCACGTGGCAATGGGACCTTCATGTATGAGAATGTTGAGAGGGTTCCTGCTTCTGTGGATTGGAGGAAGAAAGGTGCTGTCACTCCTGTAAAAGATCAAGGCCAATGCG GTAGCTGCTGGGCATTTTCAACAGTGGTAGCAGTTGAAGGCATCAACCAAATAAAGACACGTAACCTAGTATCCTTATCTGAGCAAGAACTCATAGATTGTGACACAAACCAAAATCAAGGATGCAATGGTGGCCTTATGGATTATGCCTTCGAGTTTATCAAACAAAAGGGTGGCATTACAACCGAAACTGATTACCCTTACACTGCACAAGATGGCACCTGCGATGCATCCAAG GCGAAGAAGGATGTAGTGTCAATTGATGGACATGAGGATGTTCCAACGAACAATGAGGCGGCATTGCTGAAGGCTGTTGCCAACCAACCTGTGTCTGTTGCCATTGAAGCCTCGGGATCTGACTTTCAATTTTACTCTGAGGCAA TATTTAATGGGGCATGTGGTACTAACCTAGACCATGGGGTTGCAATTGTTGGGTATGGAACAACAAAAGACGGATACAAATATTGGATAGTGAAAAATTCATGGGGACCAGAATGGGGAGAACATGGATACATTAGGATGCAAAGGGGCATATCCCACAAGCATGGTCAATGTGGCATTGCAATAGAGGCTTCCTACCCTATCAAAACCTCATCTACTAACCCTTTACCATCGTCTCTTAACGACGagctttaa